One part of the Arabidopsis thaliana chromosome 1 sequence genome encodes these proteins:
- a CDS encoding hypothetical protein (DUF3755) (Protein of unknown function (DUF3755); CONTAINS InterPro DOMAIN/s: Protein of unknown function DUF3755 (InterPro:IPR022228); BEST Arabidopsis thaliana protein match is: Protein of unknown function (DUF3755) (TAIR:AT1G60670.2); Has 35333 Blast hits to 34131 proteins in 2444 species: Archae - 798; Bacteria - 22429; Metazoa - 974; Fungi - 991; Plants - 531; Viruses - 0; Other Eukaryotes - 9610 (source: NCBI BLink).), with the protein MIPMDNHCLPSTSTTGLVFPTNYGVNAINASSGFHPAVDASGSVAAGVKQEAALVMDWSVEEQYVLENGLAKLKDEPKISKYVKIAATLPDKTVRDVALRCRWMTRKRRKREDNNAAKNISTRKVVDTSPELNMLSNVPQQNALYVLNNMCHSTRTPFEGLSDAVMDLLQQNAQAFSQISYNLSACKLQDNISLFHQARNNISAILTDMKEMPGIMSRMPALPVSINDDLASNLLSSTTQPISYNIPPSIHLKQEPRS; encoded by the exons ATGATTCCAATGGATAATCACTGCTTGCCAAGTACTAGCACCACCGGTCTTGTATTCCCGACCAATTACGGTGTTAATGCGATTAACGCTTCCTCCGGTTTTCACCCAGCTGTGGATGCTTCGGGTTCAGTGGCTGCAGGAGTCAAACAAGAAGCTGCTTTGGTTATGGATTGGTCCGTTGAGGAACAGTATGTTTTGGAGAACGGCCTTGCAAA ATTAAAAGATGAAcccaaaatttcaaagtaTGTAAAGATCGCTGCAACTCTACCGGATAAAACTGTAAGGGATGTAGCATTGAGGTGTAGATGGATGACG AGAAAACGGAGGAAACGAGAGGATAATAATGCCGCTAAGAACATTAGCACTAGGAAG GTGGTGGATACATCCCCAGAACTGAACATGCTATCCAATGTGCCACAACAAAATGCTTTATATGTCCTGAACAATATGTGCCACAGTACACGCACGCCTTTCGAAG GTTTAAGTGACGCAGTAATGGATCTTCTACAGCAAAATGCTCAAGCTTTTAGTCAGATTTCTTACAACCTCTCTGCGTGCAAG CTGCAGGATAACATCAGTCTCTTTCATCAGGCAAGAAACAATATCAGCGCCATTTTGACTGA CATGAAGGAGATGCCTGGAATCATGAGTCGGATGCCGGCTCTACCGGTTTCAATTAATGATGATCTTGCAAGCAATCTATTGTCGAGTACAACACAG CCAATATCGTACAACATTCCACCAAGCATCCACCTGAAGCAAGAGCCAAGAAGTTGA
- the Z-ISO gene encoding 15-cis-zeta-carotene isomerase (15-cis-zeta-carotene isomerase (Z-ISO); FUNCTIONS IN: 9,15,9'-tri-cis-zeta-carotene isomerase activity; INVOLVED IN: carotene biosynthetic process; LOCATED IN: chloroplast; EXPRESSED IN: 22 plant structures; EXPRESSED DURING: 13 growth stages; CONTAINS InterPro DOMAIN/s: NnrU (InterPro:IPR009915); Has 373 Blast hits to 373 proteins in 102 species: Archae - 0; Bacteria - 164; Metazoa - 0; Fungi - 0; Plants - 33; Viruses - 0; Other Eukaryotes - 176 (source: NCBI BLink).) — MAVYHLLLSSPPSLLLLPPSPRRPNLTLIRRIPAHPRLGNSTSLLSSSSPVIRKILVRSTLREDQPIASDSESSPTLLIGEDSAAFELGKQKLVSWVYFGVVLGVVLFILNVVWIDNSTGFGKSFIDAVSNISGSPEVAMLMLILIFAIVHSGLASLRDIGEKLIGERAFRVLFAGISLPLAMSTIVYFINHRYDGSQLWQLQGVPGVHEAIWVANFVSFFFLYPSTFNLLEVAAVDKPKMHLWETGIMRITRHPQMVGQIVWCLAHTLWIGNTVAASASLGLIAHHLFGAWNGDRRLAKRYGEDFESIKKRTSVIPFAAIFEGRQVLPEDYYKEFVRLPYLAITALTVGAYFAHPLMQGASFRLHW, encoded by the exons ATGGCGGTttatcatctccttctctcgAGCCCACcttcgcttcttcttctccctcctTCTCCTCGCCGCCCTAACCTCACCTTAATCCGCCGTATCCCAGCTCATCCTCGCCTCGGAAACTCGACCagcttgctttcttcttcgtcaccGGTAATTCGGAAAATTCTGGTTCGTAGCACTCTCCGGGAAGACCAACCCATCGCCTCTGACTCCGAGAGTAGTCCTACTCTACTGATCGGTGAAGATTCTGCTGCTTTTGAATTAGGGAAACAGAAGCTTGTTTCCTGGGTTTATTTCGGTGTTGTCCTTGGAGTTGTTCTCTTTATCCTCAATGTTGTTTGGATCGATAATTCCACCGGTTTCGGAAAATCATTCATCGACGCCGTCTCTAACATCTCCGGCTCACCGGAG GTTGCTATGTTAATGCTTATCCTTATATTTGCAATTGTACATAGTGGTTTAGCTAGTCTAAGGGATATAGGAGAGAAACTTATAGGTGAACGAGCATTTCGTGTTTTGTTTGCTGGAATCTCTCTTCCTTTAGCTATGAGCACCATT GTTTACTTTATAAACCATAGATATGATGGGTCACAGTTATGGCAGCTTCAGGGTGTTCCTGGAGTCCATGAAGCTATTTGGGTCGCTAATTTtgtatccttcttctttctctatccTTCAACCTTCAATCTTCTGGAGGTAGCAGCTGTTGACAAACCGAAGATGCATCTCTGGGAGACCGGCATCATGAGAATCACTCGACATCCTCAG ATGGTTGGACAAATCGTTTGGTGTTTAGCACATACTCTCTGGATCGGAAACACAGTAGCTGCATCAGCTTCTCTCGGTTTGATTGCACACCATTTGTTTGGGGCGTGGAATGGAGACAGGAGATTGGCAAAAAGATATGGAGAGGATTTTGAAAGCATCAAGAAGAGAACAAGTGTGATTCCATTTGCTGCCATTTTCGAAGGACGGCAAGTTTTACCTGAGGATTACTACAAAGAATTTGTCAGGTTGCCATATCTTGCAATCACTGCGTTAACGGTTGGGGCATATTTTGCTCACCCGCTAATGCAAGGTGCAAGCTTTAGGCTTCATTGGTAA
- the Z-ISO gene encoding 15-cis-zeta-carotene isomerase (15-cis-zeta-carotene isomerase (Z-ISO); FUNCTIONS IN: 9,15,9'-tri-cis-zeta-carotene isomerase activity; INVOLVED IN: carotene biosynthetic process; LOCATED IN: chloroplast; EXPRESSED IN: 22 plant structures; EXPRESSED DURING: 13 growth stages; CONTAINS InterPro DOMAIN/s: NnrU (InterPro:IPR009915); Has 30201 Blast hits to 17322 proteins in 780 species: Archae - 12; Bacteria - 1396; Metazoa - 17338; Fungi - 3422; Plants - 5037; Viruses - 0; Other Eukaryotes - 2996 (source: NCBI BLink).) yields MAVYHLLLSSPPSLLLLPPSPRRPNLTLIRRIPAHPRLGNSTSLLSSSSPVIRKILVRSTLREDQPIASDSESSPTLLIGEDSAAFELGKQKLVSWVYFGVVLGVVLFILNVVWIDNSTGFGKSFIDAVSNISGSPEVAMLMLILIFAIVHSGLASLRDIGEKLIGERAFRVLFAGISLPLAMSTIVYFINHRYDGSQLWQLQGVPGVHEAIWVANFVSFFFLYPSTFNLLEVAAVDKPKMHLWETGIMRITRHPQVLNISLMCLNMKTISFIFVFQKYRKIGFL; encoded by the exons ATGGCGGTttatcatctccttctctcgAGCCCACcttcgcttcttcttctccctcctTCTCCTCGCCGCCCTAACCTCACCTTAATCCGCCGTATCCCAGCTCATCCTCGCCTCGGAAACTCGACCagcttgctttcttcttcgtcaccGGTAATTCGGAAAATTCTGGTTCGTAGCACTCTCCGGGAAGACCAACCCATCGCCTCTGACTCCGAGAGTAGTCCTACTCTACTGATCGGTGAAGATTCTGCTGCTTTTGAATTAGGGAAACAGAAGCTTGTTTCCTGGGTTTATTTCGGTGTTGTCCTTGGAGTTGTTCTCTTTATCCTCAATGTTGTTTGGATCGATAATTCCACCGGTTTCGGAAAATCATTCATCGACGCCGTCTCTAACATCTCCGGCTCACCGGAG GTTGCTATGTTAATGCTTATCCTTATATTTGCAATTGTACATAGTGGTTTAGCTAGTCTAAGGGATATAGGAGAGAAACTTATAGGTGAACGAGCATTTCGTGTTTTGTTTGCTGGAATCTCTCTTCCTTTAGCTATGAGCACCATT GTTTACTTTATAAACCATAGATATGATGGGTCACAGTTATGGCAGCTTCAGGGTGTTCCTGGAGTCCATGAAGCTATTTGGGTCGCTAATTTtgtatccttcttctttctctatccTTCAACCTTCAATCTTCTGGAGGTAGCAGCTGTTGACAAACCGAAGATGCATCTCTGGGAGACCGGCATCATGAGAATCACTCGACATCCTCAGGTTTTGAACATTTCCCTAATGTGCCTAAACATGAAGACAATTTCcttcatttttgtgtttcaaaaatacagaaagattggatttttatgA
- the Z-ISO gene encoding 15-cis-zeta-carotene isomerase produces the protein MAVYHLLLSSPPSLLLLPPSPRRPNLTLIRRIPAHPRLGNSTSLLSSSSPVIRKILVRSTLREDQPIASDSESSPTLLIGEDSAAFELGKQKLVSWVYFGVVLGVVLFILNVVWIDNSTGFGKSFIDAVSNISGSPEVAMLMLILIFAIVHSGLASLRDIGEKLIGERAFRVLFAGISLPLAMSTIVSTLSSNSAIFLLINGINTCLMSLMVYAMPCSSFRFTL, from the exons ATGGCGGTttatcatctccttctctcgAGCCCACcttcgcttcttcttctccctcctTCTCCTCGCCGCCCTAACCTCACCTTAATCCGCCGTATCCCAGCTCATCCTCGCCTCGGAAACTCGACCagcttgctttcttcttcgtcaccGGTAATTCGGAAAATTCTGGTTCGTAGCACTCTCCGGGAAGACCAACCCATCGCCTCTGACTCCGAGAGTAGTCCTACTCTACTGATCGGTGAAGATTCTGCTGCTTTTGAATTAGGGAAACAGAAGCTTGTTTCCTGGGTTTATTTCGGTGTTGTCCTTGGAGTTGTTCTCTTTATCCTCAATGTTGTTTGGATCGATAATTCCACCGGTTTCGGAAAATCATTCATCGACGCCGTCTCTAACATCTCCGGCTCACCGGAG GTTGCTATGTTAATGCTTATCCTTATATTTGCAATTGTACATAGTGGTTTAGCTAGTCTAAGGGATATAGGAGAGAAACTTATAGGTGAACGAGCATTTCGTGTTTTGTTTGCTGGAATCTCTCTTCCTTTAGCTATGAGCACCATTGTGAGTACTCTCTCTTCTAACTCTGCAATTTTTCTCCTGATCAATGGTATAAATACCTGTTTGATGTCTCTTATGGTCTATGCAAtgccttgttcttctttcagGTTTACTTTATAA
- the TIF3H1 gene encoding translation initiation factor 3 subunit H1 (translation initiation factor 3 subunit H1 (TIF3H1); CONTAINS InterPro DOMAIN/s: Mov34/MPN/PAD-1 (InterPro:IPR000555); Has 1300 Blast hits to 1299 proteins in 247 species: Archae - 0; Bacteria - 0; Metazoa - 532; Fungi - 366; Plants - 231; Viruses - 0; Other Eukaryotes - 171 (source: NCBI BLink).): MATMARSFLQAISKDEAVAPPLRVVQIEGLAVLKIIKHCKEFSPTLVTGQLLGLDVGSVLEVTNCFPFPVRDDDEEIEADGANYQLEMMRCLREVNVDNNTVGWYQSTVLGSYQTVELIETFMNYQENIKRCVCIIYDPSKADLGVLALKALKLSDSFMELYRGGNFTGEKLREKNFSWMDIFEEIPIKVSNSALVSAFMTELETDTPVSQGDYDRLHSSTTPFLENNMEFLIKCMDDLSMEQQKFQYYYRNLSRQQAQQQAWLQKRRTENMARKSAGEEPLPEEDPSNPIFKAIPEPSRLESFLITNQVSNFCGQINGVAGQNFSRLYLTKALHDN, translated from the exons ATGGCAACCA TGGCTAGGTCGTTTCTGCAGGCGATATCGAAGGATGAGGCGGTGGCTCCTCCGCTTAGAGTTGTTCAGATCGAAGGACTG GCTGTACTAAAGATAATCAAACACTGCAAGGAGTTTTCACCGACCCTTGTCACTGGACAGCTTCTTGGACTTGATGTTGGTAGCGTCCTCGAAGTTACCAATTGTTTTCCTTTCCCG GTcagggatgatgatgaagaaattgaagctGATGGTGCTAATTATCAGCTTGAGATGATGAGATGTCTGAGGGAGGTTAATGTTGACAACAACACTGTTGGCTG GTATCAATCTACAGTTCTTGGTTCGTATCAGACTGTGGAACTGATTGAGACCTTCATGAATTACCag GAGAATATCAAGAGGTGTGTGTGCATCATATATGATCCCTCTAAAGCTGATCTAGGCGTCTTAGCTTTGAAGGCTTTGAAGCTTTCAGATTCCTTTATGGAGTTGTACCGAGGTGGAAACTTTACTGGCGAGAA gttgagagagaaaaatttCTCCTGGATGGATATTTTTGAGGAAATACCT ATCAAGGTTTCAAATTCTGCCCTTGTCAGTGCCTTTATGACCGAACTGGAGACTGATACACCTGTCTCACAG GGCGATTATGATCGTCTACACTCATCAACCACTCCTTTCCTTGAGAACAATATGGAGTTTTTGATTAAATGCATGGATGATTTATCTATGGAACAGCAAAAG TTCCAGTATTACTACCGGAACCTGTCTCGTCAGCAAGCACAACAGCAAGCCTGGCTCCAGAAGAGAAG AACGGAGAACATGGCTCGTAAATCAGCTGGAGAGGAGCCTTTACCAGAAGAGGATCCTTCAAACCCAATCTTTAAGGCGATCCCTGAACCATCTAGGCTAGAGAGTTTCCTCATCACAAACCAAGTCTCAAACTTCTGTGGCCAAATCAATGG AGTGGCTGGCCAGAACTTCAGCAGGCTTTACCTGACCAAAGCATTGCACGACAACTGA
- the TIF3H1 gene encoding translation initiation factor 3 subunit H1 (translation initiation factor 3 subunit H1 (TIF3H1); Has 35333 Blast hits to 34131 proteins in 2444 species: Archae - 798; Bacteria - 22429; Metazoa - 974; Fungi - 991; Plants - 531; Viruses - 0; Other Eukaryotes - 9610 (source: NCBI BLink).), which produces MMRCLREVNVDNNTVGWYQSTVLGSYQTVELIETFMNYQENIKRCVCIIYDPSKADLGVLALKALKLSDSFMELYRGGNFTGEKLREKNFSWMDIFEEIPIKVSNSALVSAFMTELETDTPVSQGDYDRLHSSTTPFLENNMEFLIKCMDDLSMEQQKFQYYYRNLSRQQAQQQAWLQKRRTENMARKSAGEEPLPEEDPSNPIFKAIPEPSRLESFLITNQVSNFCGQINGVAGQNFSRLYLTKALHDN; this is translated from the exons ATGATGAGATGTCTGAGGGAGGTTAATGTTGACAACAACACTGTTGGCTG GTATCAATCTACAGTTCTTGGTTCGTATCAGACTGTGGAACTGATTGAGACCTTCATGAATTACCag GAGAATATCAAGAGGTGTGTGTGCATCATATATGATCCCTCTAAAGCTGATCTAGGCGTCTTAGCTTTGAAGGCTTTGAAGCTTTCAGATTCCTTTATGGAGTTGTACCGAGGTGGAAACTTTACTGGCGAGAA gttgagagagaaaaatttCTCCTGGATGGATATTTTTGAGGAAATACCT ATCAAGGTTTCAAATTCTGCCCTTGTCAGTGCCTTTATGACCGAACTGGAGACTGATACACCTGTCTCACAG GGCGATTATGATCGTCTACACTCATCAACCACTCCTTTCCTTGAGAACAATATGGAGTTTTTGATTAAATGCATGGATGATTTATCTATGGAACAGCAAAAG TTCCAGTATTACTACCGGAACCTGTCTCGTCAGCAAGCACAACAGCAAGCCTGGCTCCAGAAGAGAAG AACGGAGAACATGGCTCGTAAATCAGCTGGAGAGGAGCCTTTACCAGAAGAGGATCCTTCAAACCCAATCTTTAAGGCGATCCCTGAACCATCTAGGCTAGAGAGTTTCCTCATCACAAACCAAGTCTCAAACTTCTGTGGCCAAATCAATGG AGTGGCTGGCCAGAACTTCAGCAGGCTTTACCTGACCAAAGCATTGCACGACAACTGA
- a CDS encoding Leucine-rich repeat protein kinase family protein (Leucine-rich repeat protein kinase family protein; FUNCTIONS IN: protein serine/threonine kinase activity, protein kinase activity, ATP binding; INVOLVED IN: transmembrane receptor protein tyrosine kinase signaling pathway, protein amino acid phosphorylation; LOCATED IN: endomembrane system; EXPRESSED IN: 22 plant structures; EXPRESSED DURING: 13 growth stages; CONTAINS InterPro DOMAIN/s: Protein kinase, catalytic domain (InterPro:IPR000719), Leucine-rich repeat-containing N-terminal domain, type 2 (InterPro:IPR013210), Leucine-rich repeat (InterPro:IPR001611), Serine/threonine-protein kinase-like domain (InterPro:IPR017442), Protein kinase-like domain (InterPro:IPR011009); BEST Arabidopsis thaliana protein match is: Leucine-rich repeat protein kinase family protein (TAIR:AT1G60630.1); Has 141918 Blast hits to 107530 proteins in 3087 species: Archae - 92; Bacteria - 12469; Metazoa - 36374; Fungi - 8455; Plants - 68016; Viruses - 276; Other Eukaryotes - 16236 (source: NCBI BLink).) → MASSSSSSSSSTVSFVVFAFTVFFCLVTPARSSDVEALLSLKSSIDPSNSISWRGTDLCNWQGVRECMNGRVSKLVLEYLNLTGSLNEKSLNQLDQLRVLSFKANSLSGSIPNLSGLVNLKSVYLNDNNFSGDFPESLTSLHRLKTIFLSGNRLSGRIPSSLLRLSRLYTLNVEDNLFTGSIPPLNQTSLRYFNVSNNKLSGQIPLTRALKQFDESSFTGNVALCGDQIGSPCGISPAPSAKPTPIPKSKKSKAKLIGIIAGSVAGGVLVLILLLTLLIVCWRRKRRNQAPREDRKGKGIAEAEGATTAETERDIERKDRGFSWERGEEGAVGTLVFLGTSDSGETVVRYTMEDLLKASAETLGRGTLGSTYKAVMESGFIVTVKRLKNARYPRMEEFKRHVEILGQLKHPNLVPLRAYFQAKEERLLVYDYFPNGSLFTLIHGTRASGSGKPLHWTSCLKIAEDLASALLYIHQNPGLTHGNLKSSNVLLGPDFESCLTDYGLSTLHDPDSVEETSAVSLFYKAPECRDPRKASTQPADVYSFGVLLLELLTGRTPFQDLVQEYGSDISRWVRAVREEETESGEEPTSSGNEASEEKLQALLSIATVCVTIQPDNRPVMREVLKMVRDARAEAPFSSNSSEHSPGRWSDTVQSLPRDDQVSI, encoded by the exons atggcttcttcttcttcttcttcgtcttcgagTACGGTGTCGTTCGTAGTCTTTGCATTTACAGTCTTCTTCTGTTTGGTTACTCCGGCGAGATCTAGCGACGTCGAAGCTTTACTAAGCTTGAAATCTTCAATCGATCCATCTAATTCGATTTCTTGGAGAGGAACAGATCTCTGCAACTGGCAAGGTGTTAGAGAATGTATGAATGGAAGAGTCTCCAAGCTTGTTCTTGAGTACTTGAATCTCACCGGCTCACTTAACGAGAAGAGTTTGAACCAGTTGGATCAACTTAGGGTTCTTAGTTTCAAAGCTAACTCTCTCTCCGGTTCAATCCCTAACCTCTCCGGTTTGGTTAACCTCAAATCGGTTTATCTTAACGATAACAACTTCTCCGGCGACTTCCCGGAGTCTCTCACGTCTCTTCACCGATTGAAAACTATTTTCCTCTCCGGAAACAGACTGTCCGGTCGAATCCCTAGCTCGTTGCTTCGTCTCTCTCGTCTTTACACGCTCAATGTTGAGGACAATCTCTTCACTGGTTCGATTCCTCCTCTTAACCAGACAAGTCTCAGATACTTCAATGTATCCAACAATAAGCTCTCTGGTCAAATTCCACTGACACGAGCTTTGAAGCAGTTTGATGAGTCATCGTTTACCGGAAACGTCGCTCTTTGCGGCGATCAGATTGGAAGTCCATGCGGAATCTCACCTGCGCCGTCTGCGAAACCAACGCCTATACCTAAGTCTAAGAAGAGCAAAGCGAAGCTGATCGGGATTATCGCCGGAAGCGTTGCCGGCGGAGTACTAGTCCTTATCTTGCTATTGACGTTGCTTATCGTCTGCTGGCGACGGAAGCGGCGGAACCAGGCACCGAGGGAAGATAGAAAAGGTAAAGGAATAGCGGAAGCAGAAGGAGCAACAACtgcagagacagagagagacaTTGAGAGGAAAGACAGAGGATTCTCATGGGAAAGAGGCGAAGAAGGTGCAGTGGGAACTCTGGTTTTCCTTGGAACCAGTGATTCAGGCGAGACGGTAGTGAGATACACCATGGAAGATCTGCTAAAAGCTTCGGCAGAGACATTGGGAAGAGGAACGTTGGGGAGCACGTACAAGGCTGTGATGGAGTCTGGGTTCATTGTCACTGTGAAGAGGCTCAAGAACGCAAGGTATCCTCGCATGGAGGAGTTCAAGAGACATGTTGAGATCCTTGGACAGCTCAAACACCCAAATCTGGTGCCTCTCAGAGCCTATTTTCAAGCCAAGGAAGAACGCTTGCTCGTCTACGATTACTTCCCTAATGGCAGTCTCTTTACTCTTATTCACG GAACTAGGGCTTCTGGAAGTGGGAAGCCTCTTCACTGGACTTCATGCCTGAAAATAGCTGAGGACTTGGCCTCAGCTCTGCTCTACATACATCAGAATCCTGGCTTGACTCATGGGAATTTGAAATCGTCCAATGTCTTGTTAGGTCCTGATTTTGAGTCCTGCCTCACGGATTACGGCCTCAGCACTCTCCATGACCCTGACTCAGTTGAAGAAACAAGCGCAGTGTCTCTCTTTTACAAAGCTCCAGAGTGCAGAGACCCACGGAAAGCCTCTACACAGCCCGCTGATGTGTATAGCTTTGGGGTTCTTCTTCTCGAGCTTCTAACAGGTAGAACACCATTCCAGGACCTTGTTCAAGAATATGGGTCAGATATCTCAAGATGGGTGCGTGCAGtgagagaggaagagactGAATCAGGTGAGGAACCGACTTCTTCAGGCAACGAAGCATCAGAGGAGAAACTTCAGGCACTTTTAAGTATCGCAACGGTTTGTGTGACCATTCAACCCGATAACCGGCCTGTGATGAGAGAGGTGTTGAAGATGGTGAGGGATGCAAGGGCTGAAGCACCATTCTCGTCTAACAGTAGCGAACATTCGCCCGGGAGATGGTCGGATACCGTTCAGAGCTTGCCAAGGGATGATCAAGTGAGCATTTAG
- a CDS encoding cytochrome C oxidase assembly factor (FUNCTIONS IN: molecular_function unknown; INVOLVED IN: biological_process unknown; LOCATED IN: cellular_component unknown; CONTAINS InterPro DOMAIN/s: Cytochrome c oxidase assembly protein PET191, N-terminal (InterPro:IPR018793); Has 241 Blast hits to 241 proteins in 124 species: Archae - 0; Bacteria - 0; Metazoa - 100; Fungi - 94; Plants - 38; Viruses - 0; Other Eukaryotes - 9 (source: NCBI BLink).) — MAKSCKGLAEELVKCLSESICVKGEKRSIRDCTGEKSPCIPSECVGLRETYFNCKRGQVDMRARIRGNKGY; from the exons ATGGCGAAGTCTTGTAAGGGCCTTGCTGAAGAGCTTGTCAAATGTCTCAGTGAATCGATTTGTGTCAAG GGCGAGAAACGATCAATTAGGGACTGCACTGGTGAAAAAAGCCCATGTATACCGAGTGAGTGTGTTGGCCTAAGAGAAACCTACTTCAACTGTAAAAGAGGACAG GTAGACATGAGAGCCAGGATTCGAGGAAACAAAGGCTACTAA
- a CDS encoding cytochrome C oxidase assembly factor (FUNCTIONS IN: molecular_function unknown; INVOLVED IN: biological_process unknown; LOCATED IN: cellular_component unknown; CONTAINS InterPro DOMAIN/s: Cytochrome c oxidase assembly protein PET191, N-terminal (InterPro:IPR018793); Has 30201 Blast hits to 17322 proteins in 780 species: Archae - 12; Bacteria - 1396; Metazoa - 17338; Fungi - 3422; Plants - 5037; Viruses - 0; Other Eukaryotes - 2996 (source: NCBI BLink).), whose amino-acid sequence MAKSCKGLAEELVKCLSESICVKGEKRSIRDCTGEKSPCIPSECVGLRETYFNCKRGQT is encoded by the exons ATGGCGAAGTCTTGTAAGGGCCTTGCTGAAGAGCTTGTCAAATGTCTCAGTGAATCGATTTGTGTCAAG GGCGAGAAACGATCAATTAGGGACTGCACTGGTGAAAAAAGCCCATGTATACCGAGTGAGTGTGTTGGCCTAAGAGAAACCTACTTCAACTGTAAAAGAGGACAG ACATGA